Proteins from a single region of Xenopus laevis strain J_2021 chromosome 9_10S, Xenopus_laevis_v10.1, whole genome shotgun sequence:
- the LOC108702891 gene encoding uncharacterized protein LOC108702891, with protein sequence MTYIPTAEHPWPIAQLCFKHGLKELSSCSMDPLKGTDTHIMGGDFHLLQTCYTGNTAVTRLYRSLENLHWTSISDAAVYSHFRSRDNDFILHCRQPRHTSGGSTLAQSMAEISENAMVRATVHKYLAGPPICKVQQWLLPTGDDKASPEGAKRDLKEKLRNHSSKMAEPHRPVRPLTCLSSHTEEQRPLQLHISSIPCSPALTNSTMPVTRQCTCTFHYRPSHEYIKQEAFRRLQLRRQNSSPNLTLHQREKENRGMVKSKTSESFREQKQGTEKEWEPAVQERKHSRLYIPTFEEFKKMHNKEKCHPSETDTKYPSNEKTIGGSLLINEDSSVQRLDIWSRDTDIQIPSVSHRNHWPWLYKDKCVSKVVQNSNSLSTGDFFSVVVQKSADLSTRNCNPSGLTKRNTASGAQIFSGFSTGNQIFSSTGNLDSMVAQKSTNLSPGDFYSVVVQKSADLSTRNHMQNSTGLSTGGLSTGNHYAIVAQKSTGLSCGNLDSMVMHKCTGLSSRNHISKEVQSPTTLSNEDIDSGMLQNATDNLDSFVVKSSPYLFTMNHDSVVVQNATDRSTGNDDSVVGQHLTGLSCESYDSMVVQNSTALSTGNEDSMALQNLTGLSTGSHDFVVMQNSTDLAMGNNDSVVVHNSSGLSTGNHDSTDCKTKTVSHGLSHGHSDSIQESMSVLSVMHVDLHQFKLPSGGSGNSGRTPLIAQDDSLEAKGHPTTYSSAFPAPICSSPSPRFPLQSVTLPSHKGELMRCEHLVSNGSSSSGFPNIAGQCVTSEPPSCCPSLLLEATDLAGYSAKLQKMKDGLIGSALDLIKKSCSAESTVESPTKVSCDLLKTDLTSPEKSNRSSPGTMATPSSATVGSNEMGVDTKMSLCGSTCRRSSSDMTYENVETGKTPRGCRLRPHFSDPMPTDAVKRKQLELKIAAAARHHAQRRRQDKDNGPVLMKANTTTSCVSEKETSSNAGQHHRSRHRWSNISSLSTDSGIVGVNDEKEEGELSMRRATKPAEVERVDSGIGDAFSRRCRRRVAEGSASLEAWEAHRPCTDCGERDLGVDTGYRGKQRETLCTKCLMHRMERKEAIMEFVNTEASYGEDLKIIKEEFYIPMQIAGLLTNEQLLVIFTNVQELIGLNEKFLEVLQEEIDQAFDQEDDDLITVCLGEVFLEFVNMLPAFQTYCLQHSASITLLNALEKEKELLRIFLDVSQNDNTALRRMNLRSFLIAPLQRVTKYPLLLSRILKSTTEFHQDHCSLWEAKSRIESHLEHINMKTKQEGNSWTIRSFRRESKRTREVTKIEMRELAIKQVGWPREDTRFIKEGVLQLAQPTDGQWIKKGCKTLKFQNIQALLMVNMRRVSVSESSLEASTTENPTVRDAVLVVIKDKSNGKFVFFREPLKLSNCVVSIDPDCDDTFELLEIRREGLVLRDRDITRTHHWYQQLKIYSGWLGTWKRRRNALPNIMISTTQCRS encoded by the exons ATGACATACATCCCTACTGCTGAACATCCCTGGCCCATTGCTCAGCTCTGCTTCAAACATGGCTTAAAGGAGCTCTCGTCCTGCAGCATGGACCCATTAAAGGGCACAGATACTCATATCATGGGAGGGGATTTCCATCTGCTGCAGACATGTTACACAGGTAACACAGCAGTAACCAGGCTGTATCGGAGCCTGGAGAATCTACACTGGACTTCCATTTCAGATGCAGCTGTTTACAGTCATTTTAGAAGCAGGGACAATGATTTTATTCTGCACTGCAGACAACCCAGGCACACGTCAGGAGGGAGCACATTAGCTCAAAGCATGGCAGAGATAAGTGAAAATGCCATGGTGAGAGCTACAGTTCACAAATACCTGGCTGGGCCTCCAATCTGCAAAGTGCAACAGTGGCTGTTACCTACGGGAGATGACAAGGCCTCACCTGAAGGTGCCAAGAGAGATCTGAAGGAGAAGCTTAGAAATCACAGCTCCAAAATGGCAGAACCACACAGGCCAGTGCGACCACTTACTTGCCTATCTAGTCACACAGAAGAGCAGCGGCCTCTCCAGCTGCACATAAGCAGTATCCCCTGTAGCCCGGCACTCACTAACAGCACAATGCCAGTCACAAGGCAATGCACATGTACTTTTCACTACAGACCGAGCCATGAATACATCAAACAAGAGGCCTTCAGAAGGCTTCAACTCCGGAGACAAAACAGCTCTCCCAACCTGACCCTCCATCAGAGAGAGAAGGAGAACCGGGGAATGGTGAAGTCAAAGACATCTGAGTCTTTCAGGGAACAAAAACAGGGTACTGAGAAGGAATGGGAACCAGCGGTGCAGGAAAGAAAGCACAGCAGGCTGTATATACCAACCTTTGAAGAATTTAAAAAGATGCACAACAAGGAGAAATGTCATCCTTCTGAAACTGATACTAAGTATCCTTCAAATGAAAAGACTATAGGTGGCTCCCTGCTCATTAATGAAGACTCATCAGTCCAAAGACTGGATATCTGGTCAAGAGACACTGATATACAGATACCTTCAGTTTCCCATAGGAACCATTGGCCTTGGTTGTACAAGGATAAGTGTGTCTCTAAGGTTGTGCAAAACTCAAATAGCTTGTCCACTGGTGACTTCTTTTCTGTGGTTGTACAGAAGTCTGCTGATTTGTCTACCAGGAACTGTAACCCTTCTGGTTTAACCAAGAGAAATACTGCCTCAGGAGCTCAAATTTTTTCTGGCTTCTCAACAGGAAACCAAATATTTTCCTCTACTGGGAACCTAGACTCTATGGTAGCACAAAAATCTACCAATTTGTCCCCTGGGGACTTTTATTCTGTGGTTGTACAAAAGTCTGCTGATTTGTCCACCAGGAACCATATGCAAAACTCCACTGGTTTATCCACCGGAGGCTTATCTACTGGTAACCATTATGCTATAGTAGCACAAAAATCTACTGGACTCTCCTGTGGGAACCTTGACTCTATGgtaatgcataaatgtactggtTTGTCCTCCAGAAACCATATTTCTAAGGAAGTGCAAAGCCCTACTACTTTATCCAATGAAGACATTGACTCTGGAATGTTGCAAAATGCTACTGATAACCTTGACTCTTTTGTGGTAAAAAGTTCACCTTATTTGTTCACTATGAACCATGACTCTGTGGTAGTGCAAAACGCTACTGATCGATCCACTGGCAATGATGACTCTGTGGTAGGGCAACATCTTACTGGTTTGTCTTGTGAGAGCTATGACTCTATGGTAGTGCAAAACTCTACTGCTCTGTCCACTGGTAATGAGGACTCTATGGCATTGCAAAACCTTACGGGTTTGTCTACTGGAAGCCATGACTTTGTGGTAATGCAAAATTCTACTGATTTAGCAATGGGAAACAATGACAGTGTGGTAGTACATAACTCATCTGGTCTGTCCACTGGGAATCATGACTCTACTGACTGCAAGACTAAAACGGTCTCTCATGGTCTCTCCCATGGACACAGTGACTCAATCCAAGAATCAATGTCTGTGCTTTCTGTAATGCATGTAGATCTTCACCAGTTCAAACTCCCTTCAGGAGGGAGTGGTAATTCCGGCAGGACCCCACTCATAGCTCAGGATGATTCATTAGAAGCCAAAGGACACCCAACTACATACAGCTCTGCATTCCCAGCTCCCATTTGTTCCAGCCCCTCTCCAAGGTTTCCTTTGCAGTCTGTGACCCTACCCAGTCATAAAGGGGAGCTTATGAGATGTGAACATCTTGTGTCCAATGGCAGTAGCTCTAGTGGATTCCCCAACATTGCTGGTCAGTGTGTAACCTCTGAGCCTCCATCTTGCTGTCCATCTTTGCTTTTAGAAGCAACTGATCTAGCTGGGTACAGTGCCAAGCTGCAGAAAATGAAGGATGGACTCATAGGATCAGCTCTGGACCTCATAAAGAAAAG TTGTAGTGCTGAATCTACTGTTGAGTCTCCAACCAAGGTATCATGTGACCTGCTGAAAACTGATCTCACCTCCCCAGAGAAAAGCAATAGATCTTCTCCTGGCACCATGGCAACGCCAAGCTCCGCAACTGTGGGCAGCAATGAGATGGGAGTTGACACCAAAATGAGT ctCTGTGGTTCTACTTGCCGGAGGTCCAGCTCTGATATGACTTATGAAAATGTAGAAACAGGAAAGACCCCACGTGGGTGCCGCCTGCGTCCACATTTCAGTGACCCCATGCCTACTGATGCAGTGAAGAGGAAGCAGCTGGAGCTGAAAATTGCAGCAGCCGCTCGGCACCATGCACAGAGGAGGAGACAAGACAAAGATAATG GCCCAGTTCTAATGAAGGCCAACACTACAACATCCTGTGTCTCTGAGAAGGAAACCAGTTCAAATGCTGGACAGCACCACCGATCCAGACACCGCTGGAGCAACATCAGCAGCCTGAGTACAGACAGTGGGATTGTGGGAGTTAATGATGAGAAGGAAGAGGGTGAATTGAGCATGAGAAGGGCCACAAAACCAGCAGAGGTGGAAAGGGTGGACAGTGGGATAGGAGATGCCTTCTCCAGGAGGTGCAGACGTCGAGTAGCAGAAGGCTCAGCTTCATTGGAGGCATGGGAGGCCCATCGCCCTTGTACAGACTGTGGGGAGAGAGACCTGGGAGTGGATACAGGGTACAGGGGCAAACAGAGGGAAACCTTATGCACCAAATGCCTGATGCACAGGATGGAGAGGAAAGAGGCCATTATGGAGTTTGTGAACACTGAGGCCAGTTATGGGGAGGACCTGAAGATCATTAAAGAGGAGTTTTATATCCCCATGCAGATTGCAGGGCTCCTCACCAATGAGCAGCTCTTGGTGATCTTCACCAATGTCCAGGAGCTCATAGGCCTAAACGAAAAGTTCCTGGAGGTTTTGCAGGAGGAGATCGACCAGGCATTTGATCAG GAGGATGACGACCTTATAACTGTTTGCCTTGGGGAGGTGTTCCTGGAGTTTGTAAATATGCTTCCGGCCTTCCAGACTTACTGCCTCCAGCATTCGGCCTCAATCACATTGCTCAACGCTCTGGAGAAGGAGAAAGAGTTGCTACG GATATTTCTGGACGTGTCTCAGAACGACAACACCGCCTTACGGCGGATGAACCTGCGATCGTTCCTAATCGCTCCATTACAGAGGGTCACGAAGTACCCGCTCCTCCTCAGCCGAATCCTAAAGAGCACCACCGAATTCCATCAAGACCACTGCAGCTTGTGGGAAGCCAAGAGTCGAATTGAATCACACCTAGAGCACATTAACATGAAGACCAAGCAAGAGGGGAACTCTTGGACAATACGTTCTTTCCGAAGGGAGAGCAAGAGAACCAGGGAGGTAACCAAAATCGAGATGAGAGAGTTAGCCATCAAGCAGGTGGGTTGGCCAAGAGAGGACACACGCTTTATAAAAGAAGGGGTGCTACAGCTTGCCCAACCTACTGATGGTCAGTGGATCAAGAAAGGTTGCAAAACGCTTAAGTTCCAGAATATCCAGGCTCTGCTCATGGTCAATATGAGGAGGGTGTCAGTGTCAGAATCAAGTCTGGAAGCCAGCACCACTGAGAACCCAACTGTTAGGGACGCAGTGCTGGTTGTGATCAAAGATAAGAGTAACGGGAAGTTTGTGTTTTTCCGGGAGCCTCTGAAACTCAGCAACTGTGTGGTGTCAATCGACCCTGACTGTGATGATACCTTTGAACTGCTGGAGATCCGACGAGAAGGATTAGTCCTCCGGGACAGAGACATCACCCGGACTCATCACTGGTACCAGCAGCTCAAGATCTACTCCGGGTGGTTGGGAACATGGAAGAGACGTCGTAACGCACTGCCCAACATTATGATAAGTACCACACAATGCAGGTCGTGA
- the nifk.S gene encoding MKI67 FHA domain-interacting nucleolar phosphoprotein-like produces the protein MAEELVQSEKLLSLDPKLQEDFQQKVHDIRRKRKANALTPGVIYIGHIPKSLIEPQLQEYFNQFGTVTRLRLSRSKKTGNSKGYAYVEYECDEVAKIVADTMNNYLFCERLLKCEFVTPEKVHPRLFIGCNTRFRKPTKPAVTRYNSKRNKEEVKKMTQRMISKEYKLRKRLAEKGIDYDFPGFAAHREMRKELTCDANTSVSSQDPTPVCTPTVLERRKSVRLEQIEDEEEDDDEVVLKLPQRDDEVVVKLPQKVSSAAKRQKISKLGKKTNIKELK, from the exons ATGGCGGAGGAGTTGGTACAGAGTGAGAAGCTGCTGTCCCTGGACCCGAAGCTGCAGGAGGATTTCCAGCAGAAAGTGCATGATATCAGGCGGAAACGCAAG GCCAATGCCCTCACTCCAGGGGTGATATACATTGGGCACATTCCCAAGTCATTGATTGAGCCGCAGCTGCAGGAGTATTTCAACCAGTTTGGCACAGTTACCCGGCTGAGGCTGTCCAGGAGTAAGAAG ACAGGGAACAGCAAGGGATACGCGTATGTGGAGTACGAGTGTGATGAAGTGGCTAAAATCGTTGCCGATACAATGAATAATTATCTGTTCTGTGAGAGACTGCTGAAAT GTGAATTTGTGACCCCGGAGAAAGTCCACCCCCGGCTCTTTATTGGCTGCAACACCAGGTTTCGTAAGCCAACAAAGCCAGCGGTAACGAGGTACAACAGTAAGCGCAACAAGGAGGAAGTAAAGAAGATGACCCAGCGAATGATCTCGAAGGAGTATAAATTGAGGAAACGACTGGCAGAGAAGGGGATCGACTACGACTTCCCAGGATTT GCGGCACATAGAGAGATGAGAAAAGAGCTGACATGTGATGCCAACACGTCTGTGAGTAGTCAG GATCCCACCCCCGTCTGTACCCCAACAGTGCTGGAGAGGAGAAAATCTGTCCGACTGGAGCAAATTGAAgatgaggaggaggatgatgatgaggTTGTACTGAAATTGCCCCAGAGAGATGACGAGGTTGTGGTGAAGCTGCCACAGAAAGTCTCATCAGCTGCAAAGAGGCAGAAAATCTCCAAATTGGggaagaaaacaaatataaaggaGCTGAAATGA